The following proteins are encoded in a genomic region of Longimicrobium sp.:
- a CDS encoding Mrp/NBP35 family ATP-binding protein: MNPAERDQVLRRVAAALTQVVHPDSGEDVVSSGRVRELDVSEDGVVRFRFALQPNDPGNLVRQSRYAAEKVEGVQKVKIDIALPAAGAQTLKRPARAPGSVPAPTPNPNLLPGVRHIVAVSSGKGGVGKSTVAVNLAVALAQAGHRVGVLDADIYGPNIPTMFGERRRPGVLGERGAEKIETLESHGVRLMSLGFLLEEEQPAIMRGPLISGILKQFLEQVEWGELDWMIVDMPPGTGDAQLSLVQTIRLDGVVMVTTPQDVSTGDVLRAIKMFERVSTRVLGVVENMSGFVCPCCGERYEIFGRAGGQRLAMQTGVEFLGEVPLEIPVREGGDAGVPIVVGQPHAPSAEAFRRIAQRVAQVVEAPAGAAR, translated from the coding sequence ATGAACCCAGCAGAGCGTGACCAGGTCCTGCGGCGCGTGGCCGCGGCCCTCACGCAGGTGGTGCACCCCGACTCGGGCGAAGACGTCGTCTCCTCCGGCCGCGTCCGCGAGCTGGACGTGAGCGAGGACGGCGTGGTCCGCTTCCGCTTCGCCCTGCAGCCCAACGACCCCGGCAACCTGGTGCGCCAGTCGCGCTACGCCGCCGAAAAGGTCGAGGGCGTGCAGAAGGTGAAGATCGACATCGCGCTCCCCGCCGCGGGCGCGCAGACGCTCAAGCGCCCCGCGCGCGCACCCGGCTCCGTTCCCGCGCCCACCCCCAACCCGAACCTCCTTCCCGGCGTCCGCCACATCGTCGCGGTCAGCTCCGGCAAGGGCGGGGTGGGGAAGAGCACCGTCGCGGTGAACCTGGCCGTGGCGCTCGCGCAGGCGGGCCACCGCGTGGGCGTGCTCGATGCCGACATCTACGGCCCCAACATCCCCACCATGTTCGGCGAGCGGCGCCGCCCGGGCGTCCTGGGCGAGCGCGGCGCCGAGAAGATCGAGACGCTCGAGTCGCACGGCGTGCGGCTGATGAGCCTGGGCTTCCTGCTGGAGGAAGAGCAGCCGGCCATCATGCGCGGGCCGCTCATCTCCGGCATCCTCAAGCAGTTCCTGGAGCAGGTGGAGTGGGGCGAGCTGGACTGGATGATCGTGGACATGCCCCCCGGCACCGGCGACGCCCAGCTCTCGCTGGTGCAGACCATCCGCCTGGACGGCGTGGTGATGGTCACCACGCCGCAGGACGTCTCCACCGGCGACGTGCTGCGCGCCATCAAGATGTTCGAGCGGGTGAGCACGCGCGTGCTGGGCGTGGTGGAGAACATGAGCGGCTTCGTCTGCCCCTGCTGCGGCGAGCGCTACGAGATCTTCGGCCGCGCCGGCGGGCAGCGCCTGGCCATGCAGACCGGGGTGGAGTTCCTGGGCGAGGTCCCCCTGGAGATCCCCGTCCGCGAGGGCGGCGACGCCGGCGTCCCCATCGTCGTCGGCCAGCCCCACGCCCCCAGCGCCGAGGCCTTCCGGCGCATCGCCCAGCGCGTCGCCCAAGTGGTCGAGGCCCCCGCAGGCGCGGCACGGTAA
- a CDS encoding NifU family protein: MSVVEKIEESLDVIRPALREDGGDVELVGFDDGVVQLRLVGACSACPISTMTVKQGIERRLKTAVPEIREVQAV, from the coding sequence ATGAGCGTCGTCGAGAAGATCGAGGAATCGCTCGACGTGATCCGCCCCGCGCTGCGCGAGGACGGCGGCGACGTCGAGCTCGTCGGCTTCGACGACGGCGTGGTGCAGCTGCGCCTGGTGGGGGCGTGCAGCGCCTGCCCGATCTCCACCATGACGGTCAAGCAGGGGATCGAGCGCCGCCTGAAGACCGCCGTCCCCGAGATCCGCGAGGTCCAGGCGGTCTGA
- the pruA gene encoding L-glutamate gamma-semialdehyde dehydrogenase: protein MNSIPQVPQPRNEPVLSYAPCTPERKELKAALQVMQSEEIEIPLVIGGREVRTGRTETQVMPHDHGHVLARYHLAGEAEVREAVKAALEAQREWAAWPWEDRLAVFLRAAELLATSWRPVLNAATMLGQSKTAHQAEIDAACELIDFWRWNAAFAQQLYSEQPASGPGMWNRLDHRPLEGFVYAVTPFNFTSIAGNLPTAPALLGNVVIWKPAATAVYSGWYIMRLLLEAGLPPGVINFVPGDPVATSGILLNDRNLAGVHFTGSTTVFQSIWKTVGENIASYRAYPRLVGETGGKDFIVAHASADAEALAAAIVRGGYEYQGQKCSAASRIYVPDSLWPAVRERALDMIGRIKVGDPADFRNFMGAVIDRKAFDKISGYIKHAQGADNVEIVAGGGFDDSRGYFIEPTLVQVTDSAYRLMCEEVFGPVVSLHVYPEARWAETLKVVDETTPYALTGAVFANDRRALVEADRALRNAAGNYYINDKPTGAVVGQQPFGGARASGTNDKAGSILNLMRWISPRAIKETFAPPRSFEYPFMAEE, encoded by the coding sequence ATGAATAGCATTCCGCAGGTGCCCCAGCCCCGCAACGAGCCGGTGCTCTCGTACGCGCCGTGCACCCCCGAGCGCAAGGAGCTCAAGGCGGCGCTCCAGGTGATGCAGTCCGAGGAGATCGAGATCCCGCTGGTGATCGGCGGGCGCGAGGTGCGCACGGGCCGCACCGAGACGCAGGTGATGCCGCACGACCACGGCCACGTGCTGGCCCGCTACCACCTGGCGGGCGAGGCCGAGGTGCGCGAGGCGGTGAAGGCGGCGCTGGAGGCGCAGCGCGAGTGGGCGGCCTGGCCGTGGGAGGACCGGCTGGCGGTGTTCCTGCGCGCGGCGGAGCTGCTGGCGACCTCGTGGCGGCCGGTGCTGAACGCGGCCACCATGCTGGGACAGAGCAAGACGGCGCACCAGGCGGAGATCGACGCAGCCTGCGAGCTGATCGACTTCTGGCGCTGGAACGCGGCGTTCGCGCAGCAGCTCTACTCGGAGCAGCCCGCGAGCGGGCCGGGGATGTGGAACCGGCTGGACCACCGCCCGCTGGAGGGCTTCGTCTACGCGGTGACGCCCTTCAACTTCACCTCGATCGCGGGGAACCTGCCCACGGCGCCGGCGCTGCTGGGGAACGTGGTGATCTGGAAGCCGGCGGCCACGGCGGTCTACAGCGGCTGGTACATCATGCGGCTGCTGCTGGAGGCGGGGCTGCCGCCGGGGGTGATCAACTTCGTCCCGGGCGACCCGGTGGCCACCAGCGGCATCCTGTTGAACGACCGCAACCTGGCGGGGGTGCACTTCACGGGCTCCACCACGGTGTTCCAGTCGATCTGGAAGACCGTCGGCGAGAACATCGCGAGCTACCGCGCCTACCCGCGGCTGGTGGGCGAGACGGGCGGCAAGGACTTCATCGTGGCGCACGCCAGCGCCGACGCCGAGGCGCTGGCGGCGGCCATCGTGCGCGGCGGCTACGAGTACCAGGGGCAGAAGTGCAGCGCGGCCAGCCGCATCTACGTCCCCGACTCGCTCTGGCCGGCGGTGCGCGAGCGGGCGCTGGACATGATCGGGCGCATCAAGGTGGGCGACCCGGCCGACTTCCGGAACTTCATGGGCGCGGTGATCGACCGGAAGGCGTTCGACAAGATCAGCGGCTACATCAAGCACGCGCAGGGGGCCGACAACGTGGAGATCGTGGCCGGCGGCGGGTTCGACGACTCGCGGGGCTACTTCATCGAGCCCACGCTGGTGCAGGTGACCGACTCGGCGTACCGGCTGATGTGCGAGGAGGTGTTCGGGCCGGTGGTCTCGCTGCACGTCTACCCCGAGGCGCGCTGGGCGGAGACGCTGAAGGTGGTGGACGAGACCACGCCGTACGCGCTGACCGGCGCGGTGTTCGCGAACGACCGCCGAGCGCTGGTGGAGGCGGACCGGGCGCTCCGCAACGCGGCGGGGAACTACTACATCAACGACAAGCCGACGGGCGCGGTGGTGGGGCAGCAGCCGTTCGGCGGCGCCAGGGCCAGCGGCACCAACGACAAGGCGGGCTCCATCCTGAACCTGATGCGCTGGATCAGCCCCCGCGCCATCAAGGAGACCTTCGCCCCGCCGCGCAGCTTCGAGTACCCGTTCATGGCGGAGGAGTAG
- a CDS encoding type I restriction endonuclease has protein sequence MTDDFRRQLFAHAQTAIDRAGRALSEAATQQYLVLPFIQLLGYDPLDPDEVIPEAHASFSDKFKNRVDYAICQNREPVIAIECKKVGTLAEANRGELKGYFNAVPSVKLGILTDGLVYQLFTDTGLENMMDDEPFAVIDLSEVSREQINDVGFDALLRLRKGTFDPANVGADARRKMYLASYVETLERNFEQPDERLVRVLMDINGVGGRRTGRLVEEHASIIADAVQALFDKKILARVGFAERQDLVRMRPEIPTAPLPPQPEDAPAPVAGEEGVVTTETEQFVYDYVRTRLPFLIERDEALFGKISLVKPMDYKTVFSVYYKQERKGKLFNFREGTSGPRYRFEFVALGAGNDIATDTLSDIDEKLLASFIARVKELG, from the coding sequence ATGACCGACGATTTCCGACGCCAGCTCTTTGCGCATGCGCAGACTGCCATCGACCGCGCGGGGCGTGCTCTCTCTGAAGCCGCTACGCAGCAGTACCTGGTTTTGCCTTTCATCCAACTTCTAGGCTACGACCCGCTCGATCCTGATGAAGTGATTCCGGAAGCGCATGCGTCGTTTTCCGACAAGTTCAAGAACAGGGTGGATTACGCGATCTGTCAGAACCGGGAGCCGGTGATCGCGATCGAATGCAAGAAGGTCGGGACTCTTGCCGAGGCGAATCGTGGCGAACTGAAGGGTTATTTCAATGCCGTCCCGTCTGTTAAACTGGGCATTTTGACCGATGGCCTCGTTTACCAGCTCTTCACGGATACGGGGCTGGAAAACATGATGGACGACGAGCCGTTCGCAGTGATCGATCTGTCGGAAGTCTCGCGTGAACAGATCAACGACGTCGGCTTCGATGCTTTGCTGCGGCTCCGGAAAGGAACGTTCGACCCGGCGAACGTCGGCGCCGATGCCCGCCGCAAGATGTACCTGGCGAGCTATGTGGAGACTCTAGAGCGTAACTTCGAGCAGCCTGACGAGCGGCTTGTCCGAGTATTGATGGACATCAACGGTGTTGGCGGACGCCGCACAGGCCGACTGGTTGAAGAACACGCCTCCATCATCGCCGATGCGGTACAAGCGCTTTTCGACAAGAAGATCCTTGCCCGCGTCGGCTTTGCGGAGAGGCAGGATCTGGTTCGAATGCGCCCTGAAATCCCCACCGCGCCCCTACCTCCTCAACCGGAAGACGCCCCCGCGCCCGTTGCCGGGGAGGAGGGGGTAGTTACAACGGAAACGGAGCAGTTCGTCTACGATTATGTCAGGACGCGCCTTCCGTTTCTGATCGAGCGGGACGAGGCGCTGTTCGGGAAGATATCGCTGGTGAAGCCGATGGATTACAAGACCGTCTTCTCGGTCTATTACAAACAGGAGCGGAAGGGCAAGCTCTTCAACTTCCGTGAAGGGACGTCGGGACCCCGTTACCGCTTCGAGTTCGTCGCCCTCGGGGCAGGAAACGATATTGCGACGGACACGCTGTCGGATATCGACGAGAAGCTGCTGGCGTCGTTCATCGCACGAGTGAAAGAACTCGGCTGA
- a CDS encoding SDR family NAD(P)-dependent oxidoreductase, whose product MSTLRGKVAVVTGASRGIGRAIAAVLGERGATVYVTGRSTRGGPTTEGLPGTIEDAAEEVTARGGEGVPVRVDHTVDAEVEALFARVARERGRLDVLVNNVWGGYEEAPTGMRPVPFWELPLEKHWRLMFVAGLRAHFIASAHAVPLMLPQRAGLIVNTVAWSYGDYILALTYDVVKAAVVRMAFGMGRELQPHGIAAVALAPGFTRTERVMAAHAMHPFDLGGTESPEYVGRAVAALAEDANVLAKTGQSLTAGDLAREYGFTDADGTQPPAWRMPVA is encoded by the coding sequence ATGAGCACACTGCGTGGAAAGGTCGCCGTCGTCACCGGCGCCAGCCGGGGGATCGGCCGCGCCATCGCCGCCGTGCTGGGCGAGCGCGGCGCCACCGTCTACGTCACCGGCCGCAGCACCCGCGGCGGCCCCACGACCGAAGGCCTGCCGGGCACCATCGAGGACGCCGCCGAGGAGGTGACCGCGCGCGGCGGCGAGGGCGTCCCGGTCCGCGTCGACCACACGGTGGACGCCGAGGTCGAGGCGCTCTTCGCCCGCGTGGCTCGCGAGCGGGGGCGGCTGGACGTGCTGGTGAACAACGTCTGGGGCGGCTACGAGGAGGCGCCGACCGGCATGCGCCCGGTGCCGTTCTGGGAGTTGCCGCTGGAGAAGCACTGGCGGCTGATGTTCGTGGCCGGGCTGCGCGCGCACTTCATCGCCAGCGCCCACGCCGTGCCGCTGATGCTGCCGCAGCGCGCGGGGCTCATCGTCAACACCGTCGCGTGGTCGTACGGCGACTACATCCTGGCCCTCACCTACGACGTGGTGAAGGCGGCCGTCGTGCGCATGGCGTTCGGGATGGGGCGCGAGCTCCAGCCGCACGGGATCGCGGCCGTCGCGCTCGCCCCCGGCTTCACCCGCACCGAGCGGGTGATGGCCGCGCACGCCATGCACCCTTTCGACCTGGGCGGCACCGAGTCCCCCGAGTACGTCGGCCGCGCCGTCGCCGCGCTGGCGGAAGACGCCAACGTGCTGGCGAAGACCGGCCAGTCCCTCACCGCCGGAGACCTCGCCCGCGAGTACGGCTTCACCGACGCCGACGGCACCCAGCCGCCCGCCTGGCGCATGCCTGTTGCTTGA
- a CDS encoding BsuPI-related putative proteinase inhibitor, translated as MTGRWIAAALLAVTLAACGDDDRRGAAPERAAAPADSAVAPPPPLALQLDVPARVRAGEPVPVTATLVNEGRGSVRLELGGRPERPSLDVVVTRPDGSEVWRRSRHEELPSAAVPWTIRPGEVIGTGTAWDQRDDDGAPVPPGTYHVRGILPAAPRDLATEARPLVVARP; from the coding sequence ATGACCGGACGATGGATCGCGGCCGCGCTGCTCGCCGTGACGCTGGCCGCGTGCGGGGACGACGACCGGCGCGGCGCGGCGCCGGAGCGGGCGGCCGCGCCGGCCGACAGCGCCGTGGCCCCGCCGCCGCCGCTCGCGCTGCAGCTGGACGTCCCCGCGCGGGTGCGCGCGGGCGAGCCGGTCCCCGTGACGGCGACGCTGGTGAACGAGGGGCGCGGCTCCGTGCGGCTGGAGCTGGGCGGCCGCCCCGAGCGCCCGTCGCTCGACGTCGTGGTGACCCGTCCCGACGGCAGCGAGGTCTGGCGCCGCAGCCGCCACGAGGAGCTCCCGTCCGCCGCCGTCCCGTGGACGATCCGGCCCGGCGAGGTGATCGGCACCGGCACCGCCTGGGACCAGCGCGACGACGACGGCGCCCCCGTCCCCCCGGGCACCTACCACGTCCGCGGCATCCTGCCGGCGGCCCCGCGCGACCTGGCGACCGAGGCCAGGCCGCTGGTGGTCGCCCGCCCGTAG
- the ppdK gene encoding pyruvate, phosphate dikinase: MSTRYVYFFGAGQTEGSQEMKDLLGGKGAGLAEMARIGVPVPPGFTITTEVCRLYLRSGDDPAGLAEEVGAALKRLEEATGKSFGRGPDPLLVSVRSGAKFSMPGMMDTILNLGLNDETVAALAERTENERFAFDSYRRFVQMYGDVVLGVPAGRCERLIEEMKRERGVREDTELSAADLRRLTGEFKALVKAATGQAFPDDPQDQLWGAIHAVFRSWDTPRAKAYRRVNGISDDLGTAVNVCTMVFGNMGDDSATGVCFTRDPSTGEKAFYGEFLVNAQGEDVVAGIRDPLPIARMGEVMPKAYGELLEAQRLLERHYRDAQDLEFTVERGTLWLLQTRSAKRTGRAAVRMAVEMVDEGLITPEEAVLRVQPEQLDQLLHPTIAPDAQVHVLTTGLPASPGAASGHVVFNPDEAAERGAGDPVILVRRETSPDDFHGMVAAQGILTCRGGMTSHAAVVARGMGKCCVAGAGEIEVDEARRRFTVHGVTVSEGDWITLDGSTGRVILGQVPTAEPELTEHFRRLMEWADGFRRLGVRTNADTPHDAGVARRFGAEGIGLCRTEHMFFEGDRIDAVREMILADSGARRAIAAARLLPMQRGDFEGIFRAMDGLPVTIRLLDPPLHEFLPHGDSEIKHLARKTGQPAVKLRMRVEQHHETNPMLGHRGCRLGITSPDITWMQAQAIFEAAVNVAREGVRVFPEIMVPLVSTVEELRRQKRIVDDVAEEVFEVAGTSVPYLVGTMIELPRAALTADEIAAEAQFFSFGTNDLTQTTFGLSRDDAGRFLPVYVEEGIIPDDPFQSLDVGGVGKLVEMACRLGRQARADLKLGICGEHGGDPRSIEFFHRVGLQYVSCSPYRVPIARLAAAHAALADEQLRREREAASAAEAPTSEEAAEVGEPVAAD; the protein is encoded by the coding sequence ATGTCCACCCGCTACGTCTACTTCTTCGGCGCGGGCCAGACCGAGGGCAGCCAGGAGATGAAGGACCTCCTGGGCGGCAAGGGCGCCGGCCTGGCCGAGATGGCGCGCATCGGCGTTCCCGTCCCCCCCGGCTTCACCATCACCACCGAGGTCTGCCGCCTGTACCTGCGCTCCGGCGACGACCCCGCGGGGCTGGCGGAGGAGGTCGGCGCGGCGCTTAAGCGACTGGAGGAGGCCACGGGGAAGAGCTTCGGGCGCGGGCCCGACCCGCTGCTGGTCTCGGTGCGCTCGGGGGCGAAGTTCTCGATGCCCGGGATGATGGACACCATCCTGAACCTGGGGCTCAACGACGAGACGGTCGCGGCGCTGGCGGAGCGCACGGAGAACGAGCGCTTCGCCTTCGACAGCTACCGGCGTTTCGTGCAGATGTACGGCGACGTGGTGCTGGGCGTCCCCGCCGGCCGCTGCGAGCGGCTGATCGAGGAGATGAAGCGGGAACGGGGCGTCCGTGAGGACACCGAGCTCTCCGCCGCCGACCTGCGCCGTCTCACCGGCGAGTTCAAGGCTCTGGTGAAGGCCGCCACCGGTCAGGCCTTCCCCGACGACCCGCAGGACCAGCTCTGGGGCGCCATCCACGCCGTCTTCCGGAGCTGGGACACGCCGCGCGCGAAGGCGTACCGGCGCGTGAACGGCATCTCCGACGACCTGGGGACGGCGGTGAACGTCTGCACCATGGTGTTCGGCAACATGGGCGACGACAGCGCCACGGGCGTCTGCTTCACCCGCGACCCGTCCACCGGCGAGAAGGCGTTCTACGGCGAGTTCCTGGTGAACGCGCAGGGCGAGGACGTGGTGGCCGGCATCCGCGACCCGCTCCCGATCGCGCGCATGGGCGAGGTGATGCCGAAGGCGTACGGGGAGCTGCTGGAGGCGCAGCGGCTGCTGGAGCGGCACTACCGCGACGCGCAGGACCTGGAGTTCACGGTGGAGCGCGGCACCCTGTGGCTGCTGCAGACGCGCTCGGCCAAGCGCACGGGCCGCGCGGCGGTGCGCATGGCGGTGGAGATGGTGGACGAGGGGCTCATCACCCCCGAGGAGGCGGTGCTGCGGGTGCAGCCGGAGCAGCTCGACCAGCTCCTGCACCCCACCATTGCCCCCGACGCCCAGGTGCACGTGCTCACCACGGGGCTGCCCGCCTCGCCGGGCGCGGCGTCGGGGCACGTGGTGTTCAACCCCGACGAGGCGGCCGAGCGCGGAGCCGGCGACCCCGTGATCCTGGTGCGGCGCGAGACCAGCCCCGACGACTTCCACGGGATGGTGGCGGCGCAGGGGATCCTCACCTGCCGCGGGGGGATGACGAGCCACGCGGCCGTCGTCGCCCGCGGGATGGGGAAGTGCTGCGTCGCGGGTGCCGGCGAGATCGAGGTCGACGAGGCGCGGCGCCGCTTCACCGTGCACGGAGTCACCGTCAGCGAGGGCGACTGGATCACCCTGGACGGCAGCACGGGGCGGGTGATCCTGGGGCAGGTGCCCACGGCCGAGCCCGAGCTCACCGAGCACTTCCGGCGGCTGATGGAGTGGGCCGACGGCTTCCGCCGGCTGGGAGTGCGCACCAACGCCGACACGCCGCACGACGCCGGGGTGGCGCGCCGCTTCGGGGCCGAGGGGATCGGGCTCTGCCGCACCGAGCACATGTTCTTCGAGGGCGACCGCATCGACGCCGTGCGCGAGATGATCCTGGCCGACAGCGGCGCCCGGCGCGCCATCGCCGCGGCGCGGCTGCTGCCGATGCAGCGCGGCGACTTCGAGGGGATCTTCCGGGCGATGGACGGGCTGCCGGTGACCATCCGCCTGCTGGACCCGCCGCTGCACGAGTTCCTCCCCCACGGCGACTCGGAGATCAAGCACCTGGCGCGCAAGACGGGGCAGCCGGCGGTGAAGCTGCGCATGCGGGTGGAGCAGCACCACGAGACCAACCCGATGCTGGGCCACCGCGGCTGCCGGCTGGGGATCACCTCCCCCGACATCACCTGGATGCAGGCGCAGGCGATCTTCGAGGCGGCGGTGAACGTGGCGCGCGAGGGGGTGCGCGTCTTCCCGGAGATCATGGTGCCGCTGGTGAGCACCGTGGAGGAGCTGCGCCGGCAGAAGCGGATCGTCGACGACGTGGCCGAGGAGGTGTTCGAGGTGGCGGGGACGAGCGTGCCCTACCTGGTGGGGACGATGATCGAGCTGCCGCGCGCCGCGCTCACGGCCGACGAGATCGCGGCGGAGGCGCAGTTCTTCTCCTTCGGCACCAACGACCTGACGCAGACGACGTTCGGGCTCTCGCGCGACGACGCGGGGCGCTTCCTGCCCGTGTACGTGGAGGAGGGCATCATCCCCGACGACCCGTTCCAGTCGCTGGACGTGGGTGGGGTGGGAAAGCTGGTGGAGATGGCGTGCCGGCTGGGGCGGCAGGCGCGCGCCGACCTGAAGCTGGGGATCTGCGGCGAGCACGGCGGCGACCCACGCTCGATCGAGTTCTTCCACCGCGTGGGGCTGCAGTACGTCTCCTGCTCGCCGTACCGCGTCCCCATCGCGCGCCTGGCCGCCGCCCACGCCGCGCTGGCCGACGAGCAGTTGCGCCGGGAGCGCGAGGCCGCGAGCGCGGCGGAGGCGCCCACGTCGGAAGAAGCGGCGGAGGTCGGGGAGCCGGTGGCGGCGGATTGA
- a CDS encoding DNA-formamidopyrimidine glycosylase family protein — translation MPELPEVAVYLEALDRLVRGQPLVKLRLGNPFVLRTVDPPPAELAGRRVTGLRRLGKRIVIALEGELFVVIHLMVAGRFKWLPPGAKLPGKIGLAALDFPEGTLVLTETGTKRRASIHLVRGEEALRAMDRGGLEVMGSTPERFREALTRERHTLKRALTDPRLFSGIGNAYADEILHRARLSPLKLTTSLDDEEHARLHRATIDTLADWTDRLRREAGAGLPEKVTAFREGMAVHGRYGQPCPDCGTPVQRIVYAENETNYCARCQTGGRLLADRALSRLLKGDWPRSLDELE, via the coding sequence ATGCCCGAGCTCCCCGAAGTCGCCGTCTACCTCGAAGCGCTCGACCGCCTCGTCCGCGGGCAGCCGCTGGTGAAGCTGCGGCTGGGCAACCCGTTCGTCCTGCGCACCGTAGACCCCCCGCCCGCCGAGCTCGCCGGCCGGCGCGTGACCGGGCTGCGGCGTCTCGGCAAGCGGATCGTGATCGCGCTGGAGGGCGAGCTCTTCGTCGTGATTCACCTGATGGTCGCGGGACGCTTCAAGTGGCTGCCGCCGGGCGCGAAGCTGCCGGGGAAGATCGGCCTGGCCGCGCTCGACTTCCCCGAGGGCACCCTCGTGCTCACCGAGACAGGGACCAAGCGCCGCGCGTCGATCCACCTGGTGCGGGGAGAGGAGGCGCTGCGGGCGATGGACCGCGGCGGGCTGGAGGTGATGGGCTCCACGCCCGAGCGGTTCCGCGAGGCGCTCACGCGCGAGCGGCACACCCTCAAGCGCGCGCTGACCGACCCGCGCCTCTTCAGCGGGATCGGCAACGCCTACGCGGACGAGATCCTCCACCGCGCCCGCCTTTCGCCGCTGAAGCTGACGACCAGCCTCGACGACGAGGAGCACGCGCGGCTGCACCGGGCCACCATCGACACGCTGGCCGACTGGACCGACCGCCTCCGCCGCGAAGCCGGCGCGGGCCTGCCGGAGAAGGTGACGGCGTTCCGCGAGGGGATGGCGGTGCACGGCCGCTACGGCCAGCCGTGCCCCGACTGCGGCACGCCCGTGCAGCGGATCGTGTACGCCGAGAACGAGACCAACTACTGCGCCCGCTGCCAGACCGGCGGCCGCCTCCTGGCCGACCGCGCGCTCTCGCGCCTGCTCAAGGGCGACTGGCCCCGCTCCCTGGACGAGCTGGAGTAG